A region of the Nocardia higoensis genome:
ACTGCGGGGCGGGCCGGGCGGGTAACCGGACCGACCACGCATACTGTTCGGGTGCTCGAGAAAGCGGACACCTTGACGAGGCTGCGCACGCGCGGCGCCGTCCTGGCGCGCCGGGCCGAGGTCGTCATCGACCTCAACTACGTCGGAATCGTCGTCGCCACCCTGTTCTTCGCGCTGTCGGTGACCCCGTCGCTGGTGCCGCGTGACTGGCTGTTCCAAGGACTGATCAGCGGGGTCAACGCCGCGCTCGGTTACGGCCTCGGCTGTCTGCTGGAGTGGGGCTTCCGTTCCTCGATCCGTCCCAGGCTCACCATGATCCCGCCCGCACCGAGCTGGGTGGTCTACGCGGTGAAGGCGGCCGTGCTGACGACCGCCGGGCTGACCGCGGCGCTGATGCTGGTGCAGTCGGCGCGCTGGCAGCGCGAGATCACCGCGCTGATGGGCATGGAGGGCACCACGACGCCCGCCTACCTGCGTACCGGGCTGCTGAGCCTGGCGATCGGCGTCATCGTGGTGGCTGTCTATCGCACCATCCGCGAGATCGTGCTCTTCCTGGCCAGAGAGCTCAATCGCTGGGTCCGGGTGCCGCGCGAACTCGCCCCCGCCGTCGGCGCGCTGGTGCTGGTGGTGGCGGCGACCACGATCTTCAACGGCGTCGCCACCCGGGCCTTCTTCGCCGTCGCCAACTCGGCGTTCAGCGTGCGCAACGATCACACCTCGCCCAACGCGGTGCAGCCGCGACTGCCGCAGCGCTCGGGCAGTCCGGAATCGTTCGCGGCGTGGGACACCCTCGGGTTCGAGGGGCGCTGGTTCGTCTCGCAAGGGCCCACCGCGAGCCGGATCGCCGCGGTCACCGGCCGGCCCGCCCAGGAACCCATCCGCGCCTACGTCGGTCTGGAATCCGCCGAAGGCGAGGAGACCCATGCCGAGCTGGCCGTGCGCGAACTCGAGCGCGCGGGCGCTTTCGACCGGAAGGTGCTGGTCGTGGCCACCAGCACCGGCACCGGTTGGGTGAACTCGATGGCCGCGGGCGCGATCGAGTACATGTACGGCGGGGACAGCGCGATCCTCGCCACGCAGTACTCGTATCTGCCCAGTGTGCTGTCGTTCCTGGCGGACAAGGGCAAGGCCGCCTCGGCGGGCAGGCAGATCTTCGACGCGGTGTACCAGCGCTGGTCGCGGGAGCCGGTGCAGAGCAGGCCGAAGTTGTTCGTCTACGGCGAGAGCCTCGGTTCGCAGGGGTCGGAGGAGGCGTTCGCCGGGCTGGCGGACCTGCGCGGCAAGGTCGACGGCGCGCTGTGGGTGGGACCGCCGAATTCCAACCGGCTGTGGAAGCAGATCGTCGACCGCCGCGACCCCGGCTCGCCGGAGGTACTGCCGATGTACGCCGACGGGCTGGTCGTGCGTTTCGCCGCCGACGCACCGGATCTGGCGGAGCCCGGACCACAGTGGGAGACGCCGCGCATCGCCTACCTCCAGCATGCCTCCGACCCGATCGTCTGGTGGTCGCCCGACCTGATCTTCTCCCGTCCCGACTGGCTGGCCGAACCGCGCGGCTCGGACGTGTCCTCGCAGATGCGCTGGGCGCCGTTCATCACCTTCTGGCAGGTCACCGCCGACCTGACCAATGCCCAGGGCGTCGCCGACGGTCACGGCCACCGCTACGGCAGTCTGGTCGTCGACGCCTGGGCCGCCATCGCCCAGCCCGCCGACTGGACCCCCGAGCTCGCCGAGCGGGTGCGTTTCCAGCTGGAGTCGGCCGAGGACTTCGAACGAGCCACCAAGTGAGCCCGCGTCTTTCCCACGCGCCGGTGATCCGGTTGTTCCCGGCGTTCGCCGCGCTGATCGCTCCGCCGCTGTGGAACAACCGGATCGCGCCCGCGCTCGGCCTGGGTCGACGCGGCCGCACCCTGGCCCATCTCGGCTTCGCGACCGGTTACGCCGCCACTTTCGCGGGACGGCCGAACTGGTGTTCCGCCACGGGCCTTCGCGTGGGGCTCGCGGTGAGCTCGGTCCTCGTGACCGGCACGGCCGCCGCGCTCGCCCTCGCCCCGGTACGCGCCGTCCTCACCGAAACCCCCGACCGCGTGCCCGATGTGTCACCGGCGGAATGGATCGCGGTGCACATCCCCTTCGGCACCGTCGTGGCCGAGGAACTCGTCTTCCGCGCCACCCTCGACCCGCTGCTGACCGCCCGGTTCGGTGCCCGCCCTGCCCTGCTCCTCGGCGCGGCCGCCTTCGGTCTCTGGCACATCCACCCCGCCCGTAGCGCGGGTGACCGGGTGCTCCCGACCGTCGTGGCCACCACCGCCGCGGGCGTTGTGTTCACTCTGCTGAACCGCTGTGCCCGCAGCACCACCGCCCCCGCGCTGCTGCATTTCACCCTCGATGCCGTCGGTGCGGTGATCGTCACGCTCGCTCGGCGGAGGCACGACTCGTGACGCGGGAGGACGGCGGTAGCCTCGCGGAGTGGCACGGCGCAGAGTTGATCCGGGGGAGTTGCGGGCCGCGGTGGCGGCGGTGAGCGAGTGGTTGCGCGACGAGCGGTCGGCCGCTCCGGCGCGTGCGGAGATCGCGGCCGCGGTGCGGGCGACCGCGCGGACGCTGGCGGAAGCCGCGCCGGGACACTCGGTGGAGGTGCGGGTGCCGCCGTTCGTGGCGGTGCAGTGCGTGGAGGGGCCGCGGCACACGCGCGGGACGCCGCCGAACGTCGTGGAGACCGATCCGCGCACCTGGTTGCTGCTGGCCACCGGGCTGTCGGAATTCGCGCGCGCCGTCGAGGACGGGGTGGTCACGGCGTCGGGCAGCCGGGCGGGCGAGATCGCGCGCTGGCTGCCGATCACGCGACCGGCCTCCGAATGATCCCCGATGGGGCGAGTCGCTCGGGCGAGTTCGTGCCGAGCCCCCACCGGTCGCCCGGATCGGATCAGGCGGGAACGCGCTCGCCCGCGCTGCGGTGCAGCCCCTTGTAGTCGTAGAAGCGGGTGATCACCAGGCCGAAGATCACGCCGAATACCAGCCCGAAGATCGTCATCCACAGCCCGCGGCCGAGCCCGGCGTTGAAGTCGGCGTTGAAGTACAGGATGGCTCGCACGGACAGGTACACCTGGTGCATGGGCTCGAACGTCGCCAGCCAGGCGAAGTAGCTCGGCGTCGCCTCGATCGGCACGGTGCCGCCGGAGGAGGGCAGGCCGAGCACCACGAACAGGATCAGGTTCACCAGCAGGCCGGCCGAGCCGAACGCCGCCAGCATGGACAACCCCGTGACCCCGACCGCGACGATCGCCAGCGCGCTGTAGAGGTACAGCGCCAACGGCCGCTCGATCGGCATGTCCAAGGCGTGTGCCACCACCAGGAAGACCCCGGCGATGACGATCGCCGCGCCGGTCATCACACCCCACTTCAGCAACAGGGTGCGCACCCGGGAGATCGGCGTCGGCGGGAAGTGCACATACCAGGGTCCGTACTCGGTCGGTACGAAACCGAACGCCGCGTCGACCATGGTGTGAATCGTCATGGCGCCGATCACGCCGACCAGCAGCAGCAACAGCGCGAAGAAGAACGCGGTCAGACCCTCGCCGGTGCCGCTGGGCAGCGGCCGGAACTCCTCGTGCACCAGCCGCAGCGGGGACTCCAGGGTGAGCTGCGTCGCGCCGCTGATCTCCGTGGGCGTGCCGCCGCCGGGCGGGGTCAGCTGGGCTCGCACCTGTTCGGTGAGCTGTCTGCCGACCTGCTCGTTCACCCGGGGGAACATCTGATCGGCGATGCGGTCGACGATGGTGGTCGCGAACGGGCCGACCCGCGGATTGGTCTGCACGATGATGATCGGCTGCTCCATGTCGCCGGGCACCACGCTGCCCACGCCCAGGATGCCCAGGCGCTTGCTGAAATCGCCGGGGATGATGATCGCGCCGTACACCTCGCCGTTGCGCAGCTGGCGCTGCGCCTCGTTGATGCCCAGTTCTCGCAGGTCGATCTCGTCGGCCGGAATCCCGGCGACAATGCCCTCGGCGACTTCTGTGCCGAAATTCACCTGCTCGGGTTCCGCGGCGGTGCCGAGGGTGTCGCCGACGTCCATGTTCACCAGCGCGACGGGGAACCCGTGCAGGTTCTCCTCCGGATCGGCCACATAGGCCAGATACAGATAGCTCAGCAGAGTCGCGACCAGCGTGATCACGACCAGCGGAAAGACCGTCGCGCGCAGCAGTGTGTGCGGCTTGGGCGGCCGGGACGGTGCGGTCTGTTCCGTCGGCCGGTTTTCGCTCATCACGATCGAAAGGTACCGCCCGGGCGGCTGTCGGCACATCCTCCGGCAGGTGTGATTGCCGTCGGTATGCCGAAGCGGTGATCGCGCGACCAGTGGGCACCCGTAGAATGGCGAGAGCCCCCAAGCCCGCCCGAACAGGGAGCGTACGGTGATCAACGCCGAATCCGCGGTCGACAACCTCGCCGCCACCTCGGACCAGGACGAGAACGAACCACGCGAGGAGTGTGGTGTTTTCGGTGTCTGGGCCCCGAGCGAGGACGTGGCCAAGCTCACGTACTACGGCCTCTACGCGCTCCAGCATCGCGGCCAGGAAGCGGCGGGCATCGCGGTCTCCGACGGTCAGCAGATCCTGGTGTTCAAGGATCTCGGGCTGGTCAGTCAGGTGTTCGACGAGCAGACGCTGGCCGCCATGCCGGGTCACATCGCCGTCGGGCACTGCCGTTACTCCACCACCGGCGGCGTGACCTGGGAGAACGCTCAGCCGATCTTCCGCACCACCGCTGTCGGCTCCGGCCTGGCCCTCGGTCACAACGGCAACCTCGTCAACACCGCCGAGCTGGCCGGTCGCGCACGGGAACTCGGCCTGATCGGCACACCGGTCGCCGCCGACGGGCGCCCGCAGCCGGTAGGTGCCACCTCCGACTCCGATGTGATGACCGCGCTGCTGGCCCACGCCGCCGCGGACTCGAGCATCGAACAGGCCGCGATGACACTGCTGCCGCAGCTGCGCGGCGCGTTCTGCCTGACCTTCATGGACGAGCACACCCTCTACGCCGCGCGTGACCCCCACGGTGTGCGACCGCTGTGCCTGGGCAGGCTCGAACGCGGCTGGGTGGTGGCCAGCGAGACCGCCGCGCTGGACATCGTCGGCGCCGCCTTCGTCCGCGAGATCGAACCCGGCGAACTGCTGGCCATCGACGCCGAGGGCGTGCGGTCGATGCGCTTCGCCAACCCCGAGCCCAAAGGCTGTGTCTTCGAGTACGTGTACCTGGCCCGCCCGGACTCCACCATCGCGGGCCGCTCGGTGCACGCGACGCGCGTGGAGATCGGGCGCAGGCTCGCCAAGGAGCATCCGATCGAGGCCGACCTGGTGATCCCGGTGCCCGAATCCGGGACCCCCGCCGCCGTCGGCTACGCGCAGGGTTCCGGCGTCCCCTACGGCCAGGGCCTGATGAAAAACGCCTACGTGGGTCGTACCTTCATCCAACCCAGTCAGACCATCCGCCAGCTCGGCATCCGGCTCAAGCTCAATCCGCTGCGCGAGGTCATCCGCGGCAAACGGCTGGTCGTGGTCGACGACTCGATCGTGCGCGGCAACACCCAGCGCGCCCTGATCCGGATGCTGCGCGAGGCGGGTGCGCTGGAGATCCACGTGCGCATCGCCTCCCCGCCGGTCAAGTGGCCCTGCTTCTACGGCATCGACTTCGCCTCCAGAGCCGAGCTGATCGCCAACGGCGCGGGCGCCGACGACAGCTACCAGGACATGGTCGAAGCCGTCCGCCGCTCCATCGGCGCGGATTCGCTCGGCTACATCTCCACCGAGGGCATGATCGCCGCCACCGAGCAGCCGCGCTCGCGACTGTGCTGTGCCTGTTTCGACGGCGATTATCCGATTCCGCTCCCGACCGAAGCTTCCATCGGCAAGAATCTGCTCGAGGGCATGCTCACCGGGCAGCCGGAATCGGTTCTGCTCGGCGACAACGCCAACGCCAGCGCGCTGAGTCGTCCCTGACTCCCCGTCGTAGTCGTCCTGACTGCCGTCGTCGAGCCGTCCCGCGATCGGGTCGCGTGGAGGCCGACACCCATGCGTGCCCGAGATCCGGTTCGGGTAGCGTGATCAGGCATGTATCCGCCGATCCGGTTTGGAGCTCTCCCCGAAAATGACTGAACAGACCCCCACCGGCGGTGCCTCGTACGCCGCGGCAGGCGTGGACATCGAAGCCGGTGATCGCGCAGTCGAGTTGTTCGGGCCATTGGCGAAGAAGGCCACTCGCCCCGAAGTCCAAGGTGGCCTCGGTGGGTTCGCCGGTCTCTTCGCACTCAAGGGCGGCTACCGTGAACCGCTGCTCGCCGCCTCCACCGACGGCGTGGGCACCAAGATCGCGGTCGCCCAGGCCATGGACAAGCACGACACCGTCGGCCTCGATCTGGTCGCCATGGTGGTCGACGACCTCGTCGTCTGTGGCGCCGAGCCGCTGTTCCTGCAGGACTACATCGCCATCGGCAAGGTCGTCCCGGAGAAGGTCGCCGAACTGGTCTCCGGTATCGCCGAGGGCTGTGTGCTGGCCGGCTGTGCGCTGCTCGGCGGGGAGACCGCCGAACATCCCGGACTGATGGACCCCGACGACTACGACCTGTCCGCCACCGGCGTGGGCGTCGTGGAAGCCGACGCGGTGCTCGGCCCGGACCGGGTGCGCCCCGGTGACGTGGTGCTCGCCATGGGCGCCTCGGGCCTGCACTCCAACGGCTACAGCCTGGCCCGCAAGGTGCTGCTGGACATCGACCGGATGTCGCTGACCGGTCACGTCGAGGAGTTCGGCCGCACGCTCGGTGAGGAACTGCTCGAGCCGACCCGCATCTACGCCAAGGACTGCCTGGCGCTGATCGCCGAGACCGATGTGCGCACCTTCGCGCATGTGACCGGCGGCGGCCTGGCGGCCAACCTCGCGCGCGTGATCCCGGCGGGCCTGGTCGCCGAGCTCGATCGCGGCACCTGGAATCCGGCGCCGGTGTTCAAGATGATCGCCCAGCGCGGCCGGGTCGAGCGGGCCGAGATGGAGAAGACCTTCAACATGGGTGTCGGCATGGTCGCCGTGGTGGCGCCCGAGGACGTCGACCGCGCGCTGGCGGTGCTGACCGCTCGCCACGTCGAATGCTGGACGCTGGGCACCGTGAAGAAGGCCAAGGACGCCGATTCCGCGCGGGCCCATTTGCTGGGCGAGCATCCCCGATTCTGATCGGATCGCCGCGGGATTGTCACCGACCGACGAGAAGGGCCGATCGTCCGTTTTGCGGACGATCGGCCCTTTTTCGTGCCGAGAGAAATTCCGGTTCCGGTGAATTCCGCGGCTGATCGGTATCGGTGAGAATTTACCGGACGTCCCGCGCTGCGGCGACGACGAAATCGTCGTTCGGGACTACCCGGCGAAATTCGTTGCCCGGCAACCACGAAGGGTCACCGGACGTCGAATTGTCTTGGCAAGCCTGCTCGACCGAGCCGCGTACCCGGCAACGTGCAAAAGGGAGGCCCCGTCGGCCTCCCCTGTTGACGTTGTATCCGAGTCAGCGGCGCCAGTCGTCGTAGTCGTCCTCGTCCCAGCGGGACAAGGAGTCGTCCGAGTCGTGCTCATCGGACAACACGCCACCACTGTGCTTGGTGGGGTGTCCCGAGAGCTCGCGCTGAAGGCTCGCGAAGTCGGTTGGCGTCGAGCTGTACTTGAGCTCTCGAGCAACCTTGGTCTGCTTTGCCTTAGCCCGGCCACGGCCCATGGCTGACCCCCTCGCGTCACAGCGGGGCGGCCTGGGGTGTGTTGGCGGCCCCGTTCGAATTAATACTCTTCCTGACAGACACTTTAGCGTGTGTCAGGCGTCCGCGCCTCCATGAGTGACCGAAGTGCCCGCGCCGGGTGGTCAGGGCGCCGGAAATTCGTCGTGAGCAGCGTCGCTCAGAGTATGCCGGGGATGGCCCGGACCACCCCCACCCGAGCGTCGCCGCCGAGCACCGGCTGGGCCGCCAAATCCTCGTGGACAGCTGTCCAGTCGATCCCCATCCGCTGCAGAATCGCCAGCGTCAGGGGCATGCGCGCGCGGTCGCCGCCGTCGTCGATCTTGTAAGCGAAAGCCGAACCGTCGGGCAACGCGCCCGCGTGCACTCCGTCGGCGCCGATCTTGCAGACGAGTCCCGGGGTGGCATTCATGATCATCAGGTCCGGTGCGTTCGTGCCGGAAATCACTCGCGGATGGGCGCGGATGGCGTCGGCGACCCGACGCTGCGGACTGCCCGCATCGGCGGTGGCCAGCCGGGCATAGGCGCGGGCGAGGTTGACCAGCGACACCGGGATGATCGGCAACCCGCAGCCGTCGATACCCAGATCGGTCTCGGGTTCGCCGGTCAGTTCGACGATGGTGGCGGCGACGGCCTGCTGCAGCGAGTGGTTCTCCGCCGGATAACCCTCGGCAGGCCAGCCGTTGACCGCGCAGGTGGCGAGCATGGCGGCGTGCTTGCCCGAGCAGTTCATGTAGATCGGGCGCGGGCCCGCGGCCAGCGCCCTGGCGCGGGCGTGCTCGTCGAACGGCAGATCGGGCGGGCAGGCCAGATCGGCTTCGGTGAAACCGAACCGGGTGAGCAGACGCTCGACCAGCGCGACCTGGTCGGGCTCCCCGTAGTGCGAGGCGCTCGACAGCGCCAGTTCCACGTCGTCGGCGGGTTCGAACCCGAGTCGCAGCAGGGCCAGCGCCTGCATCGGCTTGTTGGTGGAGCGCGGGAAGATCGGCAGATGTGTTTCGCCGAGGGACACCGTAGGTTCGCCGTCGGCTCCCAGAACGACCACCGAACCCCGGTGCACGCATTCACGGAAGCCCGAACGCACCACCTCGACCAGTTCCACGCTCATGAGGCCACCTCGTCCTCGACGTCGCCGGCGGGTCCGAAGCGGCCCGCGGGCACGGCGCCGGTGGGGGAGGGCACGCCGTGCCGGCGGGCATGCCGGTCGATCTGCATCCGGACGTCGTCGGAAACCGTCGGCTCCTCGGCGAGCAGGGTGGCCAGCCGGTCCATGTCCGCGCCGGTGAACACCTCACGCACGGTGATCCCGTGGCGGGGCTGGTGCACCACCTCGACGCGATCGCCCGCCCCGATCGTGCCCGATTCGAGCACCCGCAGGTACGCGCCGGTGTGCGCGCGCTGGGTGAAACGCTTCACCCAGCGGGCTTCGCCTGCCACGTGTCCGAAGGTCGCGCACGGCACCCGGGGCGCGCTCACCTCGAGCAGAGTGTCGCCGATCGCCCAGCGCGCGCCGAGCACCGCGTCGGAGACGGCCATTCCCTCGATGCGCAGGTTCTCGCCGAACCAGCCCGCCGGTAGCTCGCGGCCGAGTTCCTCGGCCCAGAGCCGGGCATCCTGCTCGGCATACGCGTAGACGGCCTGGTGCACGCCGCCGTGGTCTCTGGTGTTGCAGACGTGGTCGCCGCTCAGCCCGAGCGGGCCGACCTCGACCCGTCCGCGCACCGGGCGTTTGTCGATGGCGGTGCGCCCGACTCGGCCCGGCACGGTCAGCTCCGCGTGGACCACACATACCGCGAGCACCCGGGCGCGCGCGGCCCGATCATCCGTGGTCGGCATCGGTTCCCCTCCCCTGTTCGGCCGAACACGCCGAGCGGTTCGGTACAGACACGTCAGCGCCGCCGATCCGGCGCCGCTCGCGCCGTGCAGTGCCGATCACCGGCCCCGCAGCCGCTCGACCGCGAGCCTGCCCGCCTGCGGGCCGCTCTCGTCGGGCACCGAGTCGGGGTCGATGGCCGCGGCGCAGGAGCCCACGGTGAGCGCGGTGTCGGCGGGGACGGCGCGTTTGATCAGCGCCAGTGCGATCGGGCCGTATTCGAAGTGGTCGACGACGGTGCCGAGCCTGCCCACCGTGCGCCCGCCCGCCGTCACCTCGTCACCGGGTGCGGGCCGCTCGTCGGCCGATCCGTCCAGATGCAGCAGCACCAGCTGCCGCGGCGGCTTGCCCAGATTGTGGACACGGGCGACCGTCTCCTGCCCGCGATAGCACCCTTTGTCCAGGTGCACCGCGCCGCGTTCGGCGACTCCGCCGATCCAGCGCACCTCGTGTGGAATGGTGCGCTCGTCGGTGTCCAACCCGATCCGTGGGCGCAGCGCGGCCACCCGCAGGGCCTCGAAGGCCCAGAGCCCGGCGGGTTCGGCGCCGGCCTCGGTGAGCTTCGACCACCAGGCGGTGAGCTGATCGCGGGGGATAACCAGGTCGTAGGAATCCTCGGTGGGCCACGGCATCCGGCGCAGGAAGCCGCCGCCGGGCAGCGGGGCGACCTCGTAGACGTCCGGCAGATCGGGCACGCCGAGTGCTTCGCGCAGGCTGTCCACCCGCGGGCCGAGCAGGCTCAGCACCGCGTGATCGGTGGCGGCGGCGGGTTCGGCGTCGGCCCAGAACACCATCTTGGTCAGGAAGTCCAGCAGCGCGGGCCCGCGCTCGCCTTCGGTGTCGATCCACAGGGTGCCGTCGAGATCGCTGAGCACGAAGTGGTGCTGCACGCGACCGTTGAGATCCAGATCGAGGTTCTCCGCCGACTGCCGGTCGGCGAGCCCCGTGAGGTGCTGGCTGGAGATGGTGTGCAGCCAGCTCAGCCGTTCGGCGCCGGTGATCCTCAGTACGAACCGATGCGAGCGGTCCACGATCGCGACCCGTTCGGCGGCGGCACGTTGTTCACCGAGGGGATCGCCGTGATGCCAGGCCACCGCGGCGTCCGGAGAGCCGGGCGGGCCCGCGACAGCGCCCGCGACGGAGAGCAAAGGGCTGGGTGCATCGTCCACGGACACCCCATCCACTCTAGGCGTGCCCTGGCTCATGTGTGCGCACCGGTCCCGGACGGGCCGAAATCTCGCCCGGAGACTGTGAACAAGCACCGTTTCGGCGGCCAGGCGGCGGTCGGAGACACATCCGGTGCCGAGTATGCGAATCCGGTGGTGGAAACTCGCGATTGACGTAGGCACGGGCAACCCGTTCCGCCTAGGCTCGACGCATGGTAGATCGAGTTCTTGTCACCCTCGACGGCGTCGTTCGCGACGCCGACGAGCCGCTGCTGTTCGCCGACGACATCGGGGTGCTGCGCGGCGACGGAGTCTTCGAGACGGTGCTGGTGCGCGATAGCGATCCGTGTGCGCTGGAATTCCACCTCGGCAGACTGCGCCGCTCCTCGCAGGCGCTGGATCTACCCGAGCCCGAACTGGCCAAGTGGCGTGAGGCCGCGCAGCTCGCCGCCAAGGAATGGGGCGCCGAACGCGAGGGCGTGCTGCGCCTGGTGCTCACCCGCGGCCGCGAGGGCGAACTGAACGCGCCTTCCTCTGTCACCTCGGGTGATCTGGCCGCGGCCGTGCCGGTGCCGACCGCTTACGTGCTCGTGACGCCGGTGCCCGAGCGCGTCGAGAAGGCCCGCACCGAGGGTGTGTCGGTGGTGACGCTGGCCCGCGGGATCTCGATCGACCTGGCCCAGGCCGCCCCCTGGCAGCTGCTCGGCGCCAAGACGCTGTCCTATGCGACGAATATGGCCGCGCTGCGGTTCGCGCACCGGATGGGCGCCGACGACGTCATCTTCACCAGCACCGAGAACCGGGTCCTGGAGGGGCCGCGTTCGACGGTCGTCATCGCCAGGGACAAGGAACTGATCACCCCGCCCGCCAAGAACGGTGTGCTGCCCGGCGTGACGCAGCGCGCGCTGTACACCGAGGCGGCCAAGGCGGGCTGGGAATGCCGCTACGCGCCGCTGTTCACCGCCGACCTGCTGACCTGCGACAGCATCTGGATGCTGTCGAGCATCACGCTTGCCGCGCGGGTGAATTCGCTGGACGGTCTGCGGATGTCGGCGCCCGACAACGCCGAGGAGATCATCGACCTCGTCGATCGCGGCATCGAACGCGGCGGAGCGATCGGCGACTGGTGATCGTGGCGGTTCGGCGGCGTGATGCTGCGCACTTCTGGTGCGGGGCGAGCGCCGCCGGGCCGGGAAACCCCAGGTCGGCGCTGAAGTCGATGGGGTTTCGTGACGCGTGCCTCGTTCTCCGGAGGTGCGAGCCGACGTAGCCTTGACTACGACATTTCGTAGTAGGTCGGGTTGGAGGTTCGGATGGATGTGCTGGACATATCCCGGTGGCAGTTCGGTATCACCACCGTCTATCACTTCATGTTCGTCCCGCTCACCATCGGTCTGGCGCCGCTCGTCGCGGGCATGCAGACCGCCTGGGTGATCACGGGCAACGAACGCTGGTACCGCCTGACGAAATTCTTCGGCAAGCTGTTCCTGATCAACTTCGCGCTCGGCGTCGCCACCGGCATCGTGCAGGAATTCCAGTTCGGCATGAACTGGAGCGAATACTCCCGCTTCGTCGGCGACGTCTTCGGCGCCCCCCTGGCACTGGAAGCGCTCATCGCGTTCTTCATGGAGTCGACCTTCATCGGCCTGTGGATCTTCGGTTGGACCCGACTGCCCCGGCTGGTGCACCTGGCCACCATCTGGATCGCCGCGATCGGCGTCAACGCCTCCGCCTACTTCATCATCGCCGCCAACTCGTTCATGCAGCACCCGGTCGGTGCGCGCTACAACCCCGAACGCGGCCGCGCCGAGCTCACCAGCATCTGGGAAGTGCTCACCAACAACACCACCCTGGCCGCGTTCCCGCACGTGATCGCGGGCTCGTTCCTGGTGTCGGGCACCTTCGTGGCCGGTATCGCGGGCTGGTGGATGGTGCGCAACGCGCGCAGCGGTGACCCCGAGAAGATGGCCGAAGCGCGCAGCATGTGGCGGCCGGCCGGGCGGATGGGCGCCTGGGTGATCGCGGTCTCGATGGTCGGACTGGTGATCACCGGCGACATCCAGGGCAAGCTGATGTTCGACCAGCAGCCCATGAAGATGGCCTCGGCCGAATCGCTGTGCCACACGCAGGAAGATCCCGATTTCTCGGTGCTCACCGTCGGCACCCACAACAATTGCGACAGCGTCACCCACCTCATCGAGGTGCCCTATGTGCTGCCTTACCTGGCCGAGGGCAAGGGCAGCGGCGTCACCCTCGAGGGCGTGAAGGACCTCCAGGAGGCCTACGTCGAGAAGTTCGGCCCCGGTGACTACCGGCCCAATCTGTTCGTCACCTACTGGTCCTTCCGCGCCATGATCGGCCTGTCGGCCGGTTCGATCCTGCTGCTGCTGGCCGGATGGTGGGTGACCAGGCGCGGGCGCATCCCCGATCAGCGCTGGTTCTCGTGGCTGAGCCTGCTGGCCATCCCCACCCCGTTCCTGGCCAACAGCGCCGGCTGGGTGTTCACCGAGATGGGCAGGCAGCCGTGGGTGGTCGTGCCCAACCCGACCGGCGACCCGCTGCTGCGGATGACCGTGCAACAGGGCGTCTCCGACCACGCGACGAGCACGGTGATCATCTCGCTGGTGGTGTTCACCCTGCTCTACGGCGTGCTCGCGGTGGCGTGGTTCTTCCTGATGCGCCGCTACGTGATCGAGGGCCCCGACCCGGCGAGCCGCCCCGAACCCCGCGGGCCGGAGGACTACACCGGCGGCGCGGGCGGTGCCCGGGGTGA
Encoded here:
- a CDS encoding YhgE/Pip domain-containing protein, whose protein sequence is MSENRPTEQTAPSRPPKPHTLLRATVFPLVVITLVATLLSYLYLAYVADPEENLHGFPVALVNMDVGDTLGTAAEPEQVNFGTEVAEGIVAGIPADEIDLRELGINEAQRQLRNGEVYGAIIIPGDFSKRLGILGVGSVVPGDMEQPIIIVQTNPRVGPFATTIVDRIADQMFPRVNEQVGRQLTEQVRAQLTPPGGGTPTEISGATQLTLESPLRLVHEEFRPLPSGTGEGLTAFFFALLLLLVGVIGAMTIHTMVDAAFGFVPTEYGPWYVHFPPTPISRVRTLLLKWGVMTGAAIVIAGVFLVVAHALDMPIERPLALYLYSALAIVAVGVTGLSMLAAFGSAGLLVNLILFVVLGLPSSGGTVPIEATPSYFAWLATFEPMHQVYLSVRAILYFNADFNAGLGRGLWMTIFGLVFGVIFGLVITRFYDYKGLHRSAGERVPA
- the purF gene encoding amidophosphoribosyltransferase, with the protein product MINAESAVDNLAATSDQDENEPREECGVFGVWAPSEDVAKLTYYGLYALQHRGQEAAGIAVSDGQQILVFKDLGLVSQVFDEQTLAAMPGHIAVGHCRYSTTGGVTWENAQPIFRTTAVGSGLALGHNGNLVNTAELAGRARELGLIGTPVAADGRPQPVGATSDSDVMTALLAHAAADSSIEQAAMTLLPQLRGAFCLTFMDEHTLYAARDPHGVRPLCLGRLERGWVVASETAALDIVGAAFVREIEPGELLAIDAEGVRSMRFANPEPKGCVFEYVYLARPDSTIAGRSVHATRVEIGRRLAKEHPIEADLVIPVPESGTPAAVGYAQGSGVPYGQGLMKNAYVGRTFIQPSQTIRQLGIRLKLNPLREVIRGKRLVVVDDSIVRGNTQRALIRMLREAGALEIHVRIASPPVKWPCFYGIDFASRAELIANGAGADDSYQDMVEAVRRSIGADSLGYISTEGMIAATEQPRSRLCCACFDGDYPIPLPTEASIGKNLLEGMLTGQPESVLLGDNANASALSRP
- a CDS encoding sterol carrier family protein, with the protein product MARRRVDPGELRAAVAAVSEWLRDERSAAPARAEIAAAVRATARTLAEAAPGHSVEVRVPPFVAVQCVEGPRHTRGTPPNVVETDPRTWLLLATGLSEFARAVEDGVVTASGSRAGEIARWLPITRPASE
- a CDS encoding CPBP family intramembrane glutamic endopeptidase codes for the protein MSPRLSHAPVIRLFPAFAALIAPPLWNNRIAPALGLGRRGRTLAHLGFATGYAATFAGRPNWCSATGLRVGLAVSSVLVTGTAAALALAPVRAVLTETPDRVPDVSPAEWIAVHIPFGTVVAEELVFRATLDPLLTARFGARPALLLGAAAFGLWHIHPARSAGDRVLPTVVATTAAGVVFTLLNRCARSTTAPALLHFTLDAVGAVIVTLARRRHDS
- a CDS encoding alpha/beta hydrolase — protein: MLEKADTLTRLRTRGAVLARRAEVVIDLNYVGIVVATLFFALSVTPSLVPRDWLFQGLISGVNAALGYGLGCLLEWGFRSSIRPRLTMIPPAPSWVVYAVKAAVLTTAGLTAALMLVQSARWQREITALMGMEGTTTPAYLRTGLLSLAIGVIVVAVYRTIREIVLFLARELNRWVRVPRELAPAVGALVLVVAATTIFNGVATRAFFAVANSAFSVRNDHTSPNAVQPRLPQRSGSPESFAAWDTLGFEGRWFVSQGPTASRIAAVTGRPAQEPIRAYVGLESAEGEETHAELAVRELERAGAFDRKVLVVATSTGTGWVNSMAAGAIEYMYGGDSAILATQYSYLPSVLSFLADKGKAASAGRQIFDAVYQRWSREPVQSRPKLFVYGESLGSQGSEEAFAGLADLRGKVDGALWVGPPNSNRLWKQIVDRRDPGSPEVLPMYADGLVVRFAADAPDLAEPGPQWETPRIAYLQHASDPIVWWSPDLIFSRPDWLAEPRGSDVSSQMRWAPFITFWQVTADLTNAQGVADGHGHRYGSLVVDAWAAIAQPADWTPELAERVRFQLESAEDFERATK